A portion of the Thermosipho africanus Ob7 genome contains these proteins:
- the amrS gene encoding AmmeMemoRadiSam system radical SAM enzyme, with translation MKKMATFFDEGDKGIVCRLCPRHCFLSDGQIGFCKTRKNENGILYTINYGEISSIAMDPIEKKPLFHFRPGSKILSIGSWGCNFSCGFCQNWEISQVKPAVKTVTPSQIVEIAKTRNSNGIAYTYNEPIVSYEFVLDTSRIAHKEGLYNVLVTNGYIEFEPLNVLLQSIDAMNIDLKGSNEEFYKEMGGSYSHVLKVIETAKNRGVHVEVTTLVIPTKNDDEKELIQEFKDLAKIDKDIPLHLSRYFPAYKYEIPPTPIETLEKLYSIAKEYLNFVYIGNVFEPRYESTFCPDCGTQLIYREGYNVDIKNITEGGYCKVCGRKVVVT, from the coding sequence ATGAAGAAAATGGCAACTTTTTTTGATGAAGGGGATAAAGGGATTGTTTGTAGACTTTGCCCTAGACATTGTTTTTTATCTGATGGACAAATTGGATTTTGCAAAACAAGAAAAAATGAAAATGGAATACTCTATACAATAAATTATGGCGAGATTTCATCAATTGCAATGGATCCAATAGAAAAAAAGCCTTTATTTCATTTTAGACCAGGGAGTAAAATTTTATCTATAGGTTCATGGGGTTGTAATTTCTCATGTGGTTTTTGTCAAAATTGGGAAATCTCTCAAGTAAAGCCTGCTGTTAAAACTGTTACACCTTCGCAAATTGTGGAAATAGCAAAAACAAGAAACTCAAATGGAATTGCATATACTTACAATGAACCTATAGTAAGCTATGAATTTGTTCTTGATACGTCTAGAATAGCACATAAAGAAGGATTATACAATGTTCTTGTTACAAATGGGTATATTGAATTTGAACCACTAAATGTTTTACTTCAGAGTATTGATGCTATGAATATTGATTTAAAAGGGAGTAATGAAGAGTTTTATAAGGAAATGGGAGGAAGTTATAGTCACGTTTTAAAGGTTATAGAAACTGCAAAGAATCGTGGAGTTCATGTTGAGGTTACCACACTTGTTATACCTACGAAAAATGATGACGAAAAAGAACTAATTCAAGAATTTAAAGATTTAGCAAAAATTGATAAAGATATACCTTTACATCTTTCAAGGTATTTTCCGGCGTATAAATATGAAATACCGCCGACACCTATTGAAACCTTGGAAAAATTATATAGTATTGCAAAAGAGTATTTAAATTTTGTTTATATTGGTAATGTCTTTGAGCCAAGATATGAAAGTACTTTTTGCCCAGATTGCGGAACACAATTGATTTACAGAGAAGGTTATAATGTTGATATAAAAAACATTACAGAAGGAGGATATTGCAAAGTATGCGGAAGAAAAGTAGTGGTGACATAA
- a CDS encoding GNAT family N-acetyltransferase encodes MESNEKTLKLTRISDEELKNFLDMKFKDFSAEEVNFDLFKDEVNTLTFQIEFKGDSAGIAQFYNIDWVNRSACIRIFWDEAIENDVEVKVVRLMLKYAFEVLNLNRVYSKVVEYKKDTISVLKKCGFLQEGMERQAKFFKGKYWDVLRFSMLYEDYWRAIEDLK; translated from the coding sequence ATGGAAAGTAATGAAAAGACTTTAAAGTTAACAAGAATTTCTGACGAGGAATTAAAAAATTTTTTAGATATGAAATTTAAAGATTTTTCTGCTGAAGAGGTAAATTTTGATTTGTTTAAAGATGAAGTTAACACACTAACCTTTCAAATTGAATTTAAAGGGGATAGTGCTGGAATTGCACAATTTTACAACATAGATTGGGTTAATAGAAGTGCTTGTATAAGGATTTTTTGGGATGAAGCTATTGAAAATGATGTTGAAGTTAAAGTTGTAAGGTTGATGTTAAAATATGCTTTTGAAGTTTTGAATTTAAATAGAGTTTATTCAAAGGTGGTCGAATATAAAAAAGATACTATTTCTGTATTAAAGAAATGTGGATTTTTACAGGAAGGGATGGAACGTCAGGCAAAGTTTTTCAAAGGAAAGTATTGGGATGTGTTGAGATTTTCAATGCTTTATGAAGATTATTGGAGAGCAATAGAAGATTTAAAATAG
- a CDS encoding ABC transporter ATP-binding protein translates to MIELFSVSKRYKKDWVVKDINFSALDGEVIGIIGRNGCGKSTILKMVAGIIRPTRGKIKLNSNLISYIPEKPVLIPELTLEENIGYFASIRNVSKEKIDEEIEYFQLSSHLKKRPMELSKGLQQRLSMAIALLIDPDIVLLDEPTSGLDAESKKLILNRIKELKMNKKTILYVTHDDEEIEKICDKVLILNKGVKVFFGSVEDFWMKYERFVYVTLAKDKETKLVRIEDLKNFEDIVHIRSVGIREYLGGLENGK, encoded by the coding sequence ATGATAGAGCTTTTTAGTGTAAGTAAAAGATACAAAAAAGATTGGGTTGTCAAAGATATTAACTTTTCAGCTTTGGATGGAGAGGTTATTGGGATTATTGGTAGGAACGGTTGTGGGAAAAGTACGATTTTGAAAATGGTTGCTGGAATAATAAGGCCAACACGTGGTAAAATAAAACTCAATTCTAATTTGATATCTTATATTCCTGAAAAACCAGTTCTTATCCCTGAATTAACACTTGAGGAAAATATTGGCTACTTTGCAAGTATACGTAATGTTAGCAAGGAAAAGATAGATGAAGAAATAGAATATTTTCAGCTATCATCACATTTAAAGAAAAGACCCATGGAGCTGTCAAAGGGCTTGCAGCAAAGGTTATCGATGGCGATAGCACTCTTGATTGATCCTGATATAGTTCTTCTTGATGAACCAACTAGTGGTCTTGACGCAGAATCAAAAAAACTGATTTTAAATAGGATAAAAGAATTAAAGATGAATAAAAAAACAATATTGTATGTGACCCATGATGATGAGGAGATCGAAAAAATTTGTGATAAAGTGTTAATATTAAACAAAGGTGTAAAGGTATTCTTTGGATCAGTTGAAGATTTTTGGATGAAGTATGAAAGATTTGTTTATGTTACCCTTGCAAAGGATAAAGAAACAAAACTTGTGAGAATAGAAGATTTAAAAAATTTTGAAGATATAGTTCATATCAGAAGTGTTGGGATTAGAGAATATTTGGGAGGATTAGAGAATGGAAAGTAA
- a CDS encoding type II secretion system protein — protein MKKGFTLIELLIVLAVISALLSVATPVALRSVAKAKATQVAMNLRNVDSALEQALLLYPDEFNPTALSGKNILFELYNKGFINVDLSTKGYQVVYDDKDKKYLIKYTNNDIDPILVKSAYPAVKQNDDGELYVEVNLQ, from the coding sequence GTGAAAAAAGGCTTTACTTTAATAGAACTTTTGATTGTTTTAGCTGTTATTTCTGCATTACTATCTGTTGCAACTCCAGTTGCTTTAAGATCTGTGGCCAAAGCCAAGGCAACTCAAGTTGCAATGAATTTAAGGAATGTTGATAGTGCTCTTGAACAGGCTTTACTTTTATATCCTGACGAGTTTAATCCTACAGCATTGTCAGGAAAAAATATACTTTTTGAACTTTACAATAAAGGATTTATTAATGTTGATTTATCTACAAAAGGATATCAGGTAGTTTATGATGATAAAGATAAAAAATATCTGATAAAGTATACTAATAATGATATTGATCCGATACTTGTAAAAAGTGCATATCCTGCAGTAAAACAAAACGATGACGGCGAATTGTACGTGGAGGTTAATTTGCAATGA
- the dnaN gene encoding DNA polymerase III subunit beta — MLKLAIQRSELEKKISVAAQAVGSKTVDPILQCLLFKVEDNSLNIYSTDMQTFVVSKLNVPEVEGSGQFAVDAKLLEEIVKNVDNDQIILNYDNGKLNIKSGKSSFNIATYSEPEKFPSIELENTGIKFEIETSILQEMIDRVIFCASTESAMRALNGVYWELKDNYLRLVASDGYRLALVEQKITVNSDIDFILSLKSMKELENLIKETDEPVLTINFDHKKLAVNAGDVTVIMRVVEEVFPDYKRVLPKAFKSRIVFNKDQFLESLKRTMIIAKRGTDKVQLKVLDDTLELSSQSPEYGEVIEEIPIEKEGEDITINFNPRFLNEAVKKIEEEEVVFNFVDELSPMQINSKNVGEYLYIVLPVRA, encoded by the coding sequence ATGTTAAAACTTGCTATACAGAGGTCCGAACTTGAAAAAAAGATTTCTGTTGCCGCCCAAGCAGTGGGTTCAAAGACAGTGGATCCTATTTTACAATGTTTGTTGTTTAAAGTTGAAGATAATTCTTTAAATATTTATTCTACTGATATGCAGACATTTGTTGTTTCAAAACTTAATGTACCTGAAGTGGAAGGTTCAGGACAATTTGCGGTTGATGCAAAACTTTTGGAAGAAATTGTAAAAAATGTTGATAATGATCAAATTATCTTGAATTATGACAATGGTAAATTAAATATTAAAAGTGGAAAGAGCTCTTTTAATATAGCAACTTATTCTGAACCAGAAAAATTTCCAAGTATTGAATTAGAAAACACCGGTATAAAATTTGAGATTGAAACTTCTATTTTGCAAGAAATGATTGATCGAGTAATCTTTTGTGCATCTACTGAAAGTGCTATGAGGGCGCTTAATGGGGTGTACTGGGAATTAAAAGATAATTATTTGCGACTTGTTGCAAGTGATGGTTATAGACTTGCTCTTGTTGAGCAGAAAATTACAGTTAATTCAGATATTGATTTTATTTTGTCATTAAAGAGTATGAAAGAATTAGAAAACCTAATTAAGGAAACAGATGAACCAGTTTTGACCATAAATTTTGATCACAAAAAACTTGCTGTTAATGCCGGAGATGTAACAGTTATAATGAGGGTTGTAGAGGAAGTATTCCCTGATTATAAGCGCGTGCTTCCAAAAGCATTTAAATCTAGGATAGTTTTTAATAAAGATCAATTTTTGGAGAGTTTAAAAAGAACAATGATCATTGCAAAGAGGGGAACAGACAAAGTTCAGTTAAAAGTTTTGGATGATACATTGGAACTCAGTAGTCAAAGCCCCGAATATGGAGAAGTAATAGAAGAAATTCCTATTGAAAAAGAAGGAGAGGACATTACAATTAATTTCAATCCAAGGTTTTTAAATGAAGCGGTTAAAAAGATTGAGGAAGAAGAAGTTGTTTTTAACTTTGTTGATGAACTTAGTCCAATGCAGATAAATTCTAAAAATGTTGGGGAATATCTATATATAGTTTTGCCTGTTAGGGCATAA
- the folE2 gene encoding GTP cyclohydrolase FolE2, translated as MRDVQSERDERNVPLKHVGIKNLKYPVVVLDKKNKNQHTIAEINMYVDLPKDFRGTHMSRFLEVLNKFHLKIDPKNIKAILDDLKKTLKAQSASIEIMFPYFLQKKAPVTKIESYMEYKCGFKAYDTNEECEFYIVVEVPIQTLCPCSKEISKYNAHNQRALARIEVETSELIWFEDLIELAESSASVPLFTLLKRPDEKYVTEKAYENPKFVEDVARDIALSLKENKKIRWFKVEVESFESIHNHNAYACVDSDTMEV; from the coding sequence ATGAGAGACGTTCAAAGCGAAAGAGATGAAAGAAATGTACCATTAAAACACGTAGGTATTAAAAACTTAAAATATCCCGTTGTCGTTTTAGACAAAAAAAATAAAAATCAACATACTATAGCTGAAATAAATATGTATGTTGACCTTCCAAAAGATTTTCGTGGCACACACATGAGCAGATTCTTAGAAGTATTAAACAAATTTCACCTTAAAATCGATCCAAAAAACATAAAGGCAATTTTAGATGATCTAAAAAAGACACTTAAAGCCCAAAGCGCTTCTATAGAAATAATGTTTCCTTACTTTCTACAAAAAAAGGCCCCGGTAACAAAAATTGAAAGCTACATGGAATACAAATGTGGATTTAAGGCATATGATACAAACGAGGAATGTGAATTCTACATCGTTGTAGAAGTCCCCATTCAAACACTTTGCCCATGCTCAAAAGAAATAAGTAAATATAATGCCCACAATCAGAGGGCTCTTGCAAGAATTGAAGTTGAAACAAGTGAACTTATTTGGTTTGAAGACTTGATAGAATTAGCAGAAAGTTCTGCAAGTGTGCCGCTATTTACCCTTCTCAAGAGACCTGACGAAAAATATGTTACTGAAAAAGCATATGAAAATCCAAAATTTGTAGAAGATGTCGCAAGGGATATCGCGCTCTCATTAAAAGAAAATAAGAAAATTAGATGGTTTAAAGTCGAAGTTGAAAGTTTTGAATCTATTCATAATCACAATGCTTATGCTTGTGTGGATTCAGATACAATGGAGGTGTAA
- a CDS encoding L7Ae/L30e/S12e/Gadd45 family ribosomal protein: MNEQKILTLLGFASKAKKLVYGKDNIRDYIKNPKLKNKLIIIAKDTGERVKKDIKIRCDISNVPLIEFSDKKTISKATGMENVAVIGIIDENMVKSILEFYSKGG, from the coding sequence ATGAACGAACAAAAAATACTCACGCTCCTTGGATTTGCATCAAAAGCAAAAAAATTAGTATATGGGAAAGATAATATAAGGGATTATATAAAAAACCCAAAACTAAAAAATAAGCTAATAATCATAGCAAAAGACACAGGAGAAAGAGTAAAAAAAGATATTAAAATAAGATGCGATATTTCAAATGTTCCTTTAATTGAATTTTCCGATAAAAAAACTATATCAAAAGCAACAGGTATGGAAAATGTTGCGGTAATTGGAATAATCGATGAAAATATGGTCAAAAGCATTTTAGAGTTTTATTCCAAGGGGGGATAA
- a CDS encoding GNAT family N-acetyltransferase — MNLKILTLNEYSLIDFVNLVNKVFEDYTVPVNWNVINFQLDARENSISLEDSFIFFKGEKPVGFIVNSIRRDRARIDAMGVVKEERGTGTASFILEHATNYLKWKGIKKILLEVITKDKRAYRFYEKHGFREKRKLHLLVNKDLKTESIEYRAIKVEPRYVYTLSLNLEISGRTTNWQREPITLLLADGRYNYVKLVHNGKEGYLVWGKNEDNSTYIVDLGTKHNDEWEIFAKIAVDNLVRETNCKIISATSVPENDPLYSALKNTGFTSLIEQSEMYKNIH, encoded by the coding sequence ATGAATCTCAAAATACTTACGTTAAATGAGTATTCTTTAATCGATTTTGTAAACTTAGTTAACAAAGTTTTCGAAGACTATACTGTACCAGTAAATTGGAACGTAATAAATTTTCAGCTTGACGCAAGGGAAAATTCTATTTCACTTGAAGATAGTTTTATTTTTTTCAAAGGTGAAAAACCCGTAGGATTTATTGTAAACAGTATTAGAAGAGACCGTGCAAGAATAGATGCAATGGGAGTTGTAAAAGAAGAAAGAGGTACAGGTACAGCCTCATTTATCTTGGAGCACGCAACAAATTATCTAAAATGGAAAGGTATCAAAAAAATCCTACTGGAAGTTATAACTAAAGACAAAAGAGCGTATAGATTTTATGAAAAGCATGGATTTAGAGAAAAAAGAAAATTACATTTGCTTGTAAACAAAGATTTAAAAACTGAAAGTATTGAATATAGAGCAATAAAAGTTGAACCAAGGTACGTCTATACTTTATCACTAAATCTTGAAATCTCCGGCAGAACCACTAATTGGCAAAGAGAACCAATTACTTTATTATTAGCCGATGGAAGATACAATTATGTAAAGCTAGTTCACAACGGAAAAGAAGGATATTTGGTATGGGGTAAAAACGAGGATAATAGCACATACATAGTAGATTTGGGAACTAAACATAATGATGAATGGGAAATTTTTGCAAAAATTGCTGTTGACAACCTTGTAAGAGAAACAAATTGTAAAATAATTTCTGCAACTTCCGTTCCGGAAAATGACCCCCTTTATTCTGCACTAAAAAATACCGGTTTTACAAGCTTAATTGAGCAATCAGAAATGTATAAAAACATACATTAA
- a CDS encoding carboxypeptidase M32 — MQELKNHLKKLSKFESALSLLHWDMETYMPPNAVEKRAQIIGEISGYVFEQFISEKTQELIEKAQPNDVESQAILRLVKKEYERMKKIPKELFVELQIETSKAQQAWQNAKKEKDFNLFKPNLKKVVELEKKVIEVLGYEENKYDTLLDQYEPGLKTKQLNEIIPPLRSFLVEFLEKLSQGKEPNTEILEGEYDENLQKRFSEELLKALNYDFNSARLDVSAHPFTISISHNDVRITTRFDRFDIKNSIFSTIHECGHALYELGIPEEYRELPIGDGASMGIHESQSRFWENIVGRSFEFWKFMYPKFVKYFPRFEKIDIKDFWRAINKVERSLIRTEADEVTYNLHIMIRFEIEEALINDRINVDELPLIWNEKMKEYLGISPKNDSEGVLQDVHWAHGSFGYFPSYMLGNLYAAQIFKQMKKDIPDFYQKVENGEFKPILNWLRKKIHSKGKVYQPMELIKMVTGETLNPQYFIDYVSEKYKEVYML; from the coding sequence ATGCAAGAGTTAAAAAATCATCTTAAAAAACTTTCAAAATTTGAAAGTGCACTTTCGCTTCTTCATTGGGATATGGAAACCTACATGCCACCAAATGCAGTAGAAAAGAGAGCACAAATAATTGGTGAAATATCAGGCTATGTCTTTGAACAATTTATATCAGAAAAAACTCAAGAGCTAATTGAAAAAGCCCAGCCTAATGATGTAGAGTCACAAGCCATATTAAGGTTGGTAAAAAAAGAATACGAAAGAATGAAAAAAATTCCAAAAGAGCTTTTTGTAGAACTTCAAATAGAAACTTCAAAGGCTCAACAAGCATGGCAAAATGCAAAAAAAGAAAAAGATTTCAACTTATTTAAACCCAACTTAAAAAAAGTTGTAGAACTTGAAAAAAAAGTTATAGAAGTCCTTGGATATGAAGAAAATAAATATGATACACTCCTCGACCAATATGAACCTGGCTTAAAAACAAAACAGCTTAATGAAATTATCCCCCCACTTAGAAGTTTCCTTGTTGAATTCCTAGAAAAACTAAGTCAAGGAAAAGAGCCAAATACTGAAATTTTAGAGGGCGAATACGATGAAAATTTGCAAAAAAGATTTTCAGAAGAACTTTTAAAAGCTCTAAATTATGATTTTAATTCTGCAAGACTTGATGTTTCAGCTCACCCATTTACAATTTCAATATCTCACAATGATGTTAGGATCACAACAAGATTTGATAGATTTGATATAAAAAATTCTATATTTAGTACAATTCACGAGTGTGGCCATGCGTTATACGAACTTGGAATTCCAGAAGAATATAGAGAACTTCCAATTGGTGATGGTGCTTCAATGGGAATACATGAAAGTCAATCAAGATTTTGGGAGAATATTGTCGGGCGAAGTTTTGAATTTTGGAAATTTATGTATCCAAAATTTGTAAAATATTTCCCCAGATTTGAGAAAATTGATATAAAAGATTTCTGGAGAGCAATAAACAAGGTAGAAAGATCACTAATAAGAACTGAAGCTGATGAGGTAACATACAACCTTCATATTATGATAAGGTTTGAGATAGAAGAAGCATTAATTAACGACAGAATAAATGTCGATGAACTACCTTTAATTTGGAATGAAAAGATGAAAGAATATTTAGGTATCTCACCTAAAAATGACAGCGAAGGAGTACTCCAAGACGTTCATTGGGCACACGGCTCATTTGGATATTTCCCATCGTACATGCTGGGAAATCTTTATGCAGCACAAATATTTAAACAAATGAAAAAAGATATTCCAGACTTTTACCAAAAAGTTGAAAATGGAGAATTTAAACCCATTTTAAACTGGCTCAGAAAAAAAATTCATTCGAAGGGAAAGGTATATCAGCCAATGGAATTAATAAAGATGGTAACTGGCGAAACACTTAATCCACAGTATTTCATAGACTATGTAAGCGAAAAATACAAAGAAGTTTATATGCTTTAA
- the asnS gene encoding asparagine--tRNA ligase yields MWVYIKNLKDHIGKEVELRGWVWRSRSSGKIAFINMRDGTGIVQVVVEASSVDEETFKNARKLRMESSLIVRGTVKSEERAPGGVEIHAKEVIPVQIPTEDFPINKPDHSIDYLMEHRHLWLRSRRQMHILNIRDAVLKAIRKFYWENDFVQVDTPIFTGAIGESAGNLFEIDYFDYGKVYLAQTGQLYLEAACMALGRVFNLGPTFRAEKSKTRRHLIEFWMNEAEVAYFEHEDNLKLQENLVSYIVKYVLENAREHLEALNRDISKLEKIEPPFPRITYTEAVKMLQKKGYDIEWGDDFGGDEETEIAKQFDKPVFVTHYPRKAKAFYMQPDPDNPDVVLCDDLIAPEGYGEIIGASQRIHDYDLLVERLKEFNLPVESYDWYLDLRKFGSVPHSGFGLGVERTIAWIAGLEHIREAIAFPRTLYRVHP; encoded by the coding sequence GTGTGGGTATACATTAAAAATCTGAAGGATCATATTGGAAAAGAAGTGGAGCTTAGAGGTTGGGTTTGGAGAAGTAGAAGTAGTGGAAAAATTGCATTTATTAATATGAGGGATGGTACAGGAATAGTACAAGTGGTTGTTGAAGCATCTTCAGTTGATGAAGAAACTTTTAAAAATGCAAGAAAACTTAGAATGGAATCATCTCTGATTGTTAGAGGAACGGTGAAAAGTGAAGAGAGGGCACCAGGTGGAGTAGAGATTCATGCAAAAGAGGTAATTCCAGTTCAAATTCCAACTGAGGATTTTCCAATTAATAAGCCTGATCATAGTATTGATTATCTGATGGAACACAGACACTTATGGCTCCGCTCTAGAAGGCAGATGCATATTTTAAATATAAGGGATGCAGTTTTAAAAGCTATTAGAAAATTCTATTGGGAAAATGATTTTGTTCAGGTTGATACACCTATTTTCACTGGTGCAATCGGTGAATCTGCAGGTAACCTTTTTGAGATAGATTATTTTGACTATGGAAAGGTATATCTTGCACAAACTGGGCAGCTTTATTTAGAGGCTGCATGTATGGCTCTTGGAAGAGTATTTAATTTAGGGCCAACATTTAGGGCTGAAAAGTCAAAGACAAGAAGACACCTTATAGAATTTTGGATGAATGAAGCCGAGGTTGCATATTTTGAGCATGAGGATAATCTTAAATTGCAGGAAAATCTTGTTAGCTATATAGTAAAATACGTTCTTGAAAATGCAAGAGAGCATCTTGAAGCTTTAAATAGAGACATTTCAAAACTTGAAAAGATTGAACCACCTTTCCCAAGGATTACTTATACAGAGGCTGTTAAAATGCTCCAAAAGAAAGGATACGATATTGAGTGGGGAGACGATTTTGGTGGAGATGAGGAAACGGAGATAGCAAAGCAATTTGATAAACCTGTATTTGTAACACATTATCCAAGAAAGGCAAAAGCATTTTACATGCAGCCAGATCCGGATAACCCAGATGTTGTATTGTGCGATGATTTGATAGCGCCTGAAGGATATGGTGAAATAATAGGTGCTTCACAAAGAATTCATGATTACGATCTTTTGGTTGAAAGATTGAAAGAATTTAACCTTCCTGTTGAATCATACGATTGGTATTTAGATTTAAGAAAGTTTGGATCGGTTCCTCACAGTGGGTTTGGACTTGGTGTTGAAAGGACAATTGCATGGATAGCTGGTCTTGAACATATTAGAGAGGCTATAGCATTTCCTAGAACTTTATATAGGGTGCATCCATAA
- a CDS encoding Cof-type HAD-IIB family hydrolase — protein sequence MVFVFDIDGTLLKSDYTVSQETVDAIKSLERNGHTVIFASGRMLVSVKKFLKKFFGKDFPVIAYNGGMVWIPEKGVVFEKSVDFDSTKKIIDFLRGKSLHRQIYVDDKLYGEEDNEYIKSYARHADVEYFIVEDLVKLSKEKLPTKILSIADEKVLDNVKDELDKMNLNVDIFKSMNIFLDIVPKNVNKAEALKYLIDKLNCRDQKIVVFGDNHNDIGMFKIADFSVAVENAVEELKKEADYIAPSNDEDGVYVALSNHFSDIISG from the coding sequence ATGGTATTTGTTTTCGATATAGATGGAACACTTTTAAAGAGTGATTATACAGTTTCTCAAGAAACAGTAGATGCGATTAAAAGTCTCGAAAGAAATGGCCATACAGTAATATTTGCAAGTGGTAGAATGCTTGTTTCGGTAAAAAAGTTTTTGAAGAAATTTTTTGGAAAAGATTTTCCAGTTATTGCATACAATGGTGGAATGGTATGGATACCTGAAAAAGGTGTGGTATTTGAAAAAAGCGTGGATTTTGACTCAACGAAGAAAATAATAGATTTTTTAAGAGGAAAATCTTTACATAGACAAATATATGTTGATGATAAATTATATGGAGAAGAGGATAATGAATATATAAAGTCTTATGCTAGACATGCAGATGTAGAATATTTTATAGTAGAAGATCTAGTAAAACTATCAAAGGAAAAACTTCCCACCAAAATTCTTTCCATTGCAGATGAAAAAGTACTAGATAATGTTAAGGATGAACTTGATAAAATGAATTTAAACGTTGATATATTTAAAAGCATGAATATATTTTTAGATATAGTTCCAAAAAATGTAAATAAGGCTGAAGCCTTAAAGTATTTAATAGATAAGTTAAACTGCAGAGATCAAAAGATAGTGGTTTTTGGTGATAATCACAACGATATTGGAATGTTTAAAATAGCTGATTTTTCAGTGGCAGTAGAAAACGCTGTTGAAGAACTTAAAAAGGAGGCAGATTATATTGCGCCATCGAATGATGAAGATGGTGTTTATGTTGCTCTTTCTAATCATTTTTCAGACATTATTTCCGGCTAA
- a CDS encoding methylglyoxal synthase yields the protein MLNVALIAHDNKKLDLAMFVKEWKNVFEKCNLYATKSTGKIIEQKIGLKVTKLESGPYGGDLQIGSLIVNGEIDFVIFLRDPLTAQPHEPDVSALLRVCDVHNIPLATNLATAEGLVLEIKRKLEGGK from the coding sequence ATGCTAAATGTAGCTTTAATTGCCCATGATAACAAAAAACTTGACCTAGCAATGTTTGTCAAAGAGTGGAAAAATGTCTTTGAGAAATGCAACCTTTATGCCACAAAGAGCACTGGAAAGATTATTGAACAAAAGATAGGCTTAAAAGTTACAAAGCTTGAGTCAGGCCCGTACGGAGGAGATTTACAAATTGGTTCACTTATAGTGAATGGCGAGATTGATTTTGTTATCTTTTTAAGAGATCCGCTTACCGCACAACCTCATGAACCAGATGTTTCAGCACTTTTGAGGGTATGTGATGTTCACAATATTCCACTTGCAACAAATCTTGCTACTGCAGAAGGGTTAGTTTTAGAGATAAAAAGAAAACTTGAAGGAGGAAAATGA